One genomic region from Lebetimonas sp. JH292 encodes:
- the ppk2 gene encoding polyphosphate kinase 2 — protein MQEININEIKNPEYVLVGNKKMKLDDLINDYVELKYSNKKALKKYLQEQQLKPYQAELIKLQNYLEKNSVRMVVLFEGRDAAGKGGTIRRIVRYMNEKHYRVVALGKPSDVQKTQWYFQRYVEQFPRGGEMVLFDRSWYNRAMVEPVFGFCTQQQYETFIEECPMFEKSLVMEGTILVKIYLSISKEEQAKRFEKRRRDPLRQWKLSEIDLQAQDKWDEFTEMKYKMLKATHTHYAPWTVIRSDDKHLARLNAMKVILNAVDYKERNNELNYVPDEGIVVSGAREIEIMEADRIRSGKFVS, from the coding sequence ATGCAGGAAATTAACATAAATGAAATTAAAAATCCGGAATATGTATTGGTCGGTAATAAAAAAATGAAGTTGGATGATTTGATAAATGATTATGTTGAGTTAAAATATTCCAATAAAAAAGCGTTAAAAAAATATCTGCAGGAACAGCAGTTAAAACCGTATCAGGCCGAGCTTATCAAACTGCAAAATTATTTGGAAAAAAATTCTGTAAGAATGGTTGTTTTATTTGAAGGAAGAGATGCAGCAGGCAAAGGCGGGACGATTAGAAGAATTGTAAGATATATGAACGAAAAGCACTACCGTGTGGTTGCCCTTGGAAAACCGAGCGATGTTCAAAAAACCCAGTGGTATTTTCAAAGGTATGTTGAGCAGTTTCCAAGAGGCGGAGAAATGGTTTTATTTGACCGTAGCTGGTACAACAGGGCAATGGTTGAACCCGTTTTTGGATTTTGCACGCAGCAGCAGTATGAGACTTTTATTGAAGAATGCCCTATGTTTGAAAAATCCCTTGTAATGGAAGGGACAATTTTAGTTAAGATATATCTTTCTATTTCAAAAGAAGAACAGGCTAAAAGGTTTGAGAAAAGAAGAAGAGATCCATTGAGGCAGTGGAAACTAAGTGAAATAGACCTGCAGGCGCAGGATAAATGGGATGAATTTACAGAAATGAAATATAAAATGCTAAAAGCAACTCACACGCATTACGCCCCTTGGACTGTTATTAGAAGTGATGATAAGCATTTGGCAAGGTTAAATGCTATGAAAGTAATTTTAAATGCCGTTGATTATAAAGAACGCAACAATGAACTTAATTATGTGCCTGATGAAGGAATAGTCGTAAGCGGTGCAAGGGAAATAGAGATTATGGAAGCAGACAGAATCAGAAGCGGAAAGTTTGTAAGCTAA
- a CDS encoding permease, protein MKFRGIKFLTSVIIIYTIVAVFNYDKFVFALGNSEKILIRIIPILLVVVLITAIINYFVSPKKLIKYFSNKKMGYLIALIAGVVSHGPMYGWYPLIENLKKRGLNYGYIATFFYARAIKVPLLPIMLNYFGWKFTFFISLYTLIAALMEGLIIDKIFKN, encoded by the coding sequence TTGAAGTTTCGTGGAATAAAATTTTTAACAAGTGTTATAATTATATATACAATTGTTGCTGTTTTCAATTATGATAAATTTGTTTTTGCTTTGGGAAACAGTGAAAAAATTTTAATTAGAATAATACCGATTTTATTGGTAGTGGTTTTAATAACGGCAATTATAAATTATTTTGTAAGTCCTAAAAAACTGATTAAATATTTTTCAAATAAAAAAATGGGATATTTGATAGCTTTAATTGCCGGAGTTGTTTCTCACGGTCCAATGTATGGATGGTATCCTTTGATTGAAAATTTAAAAAAAAGAGGTTTAAATTACGGATATATTGCAACTTTTTTTTATGCAAGGGCTATAAAAGTGCCACTTCTTCCTATAATGCTAAATTATTTCGGCTGGAAATTTACTTTTTTTATTTCTTTGTATACGCTGATTGCGGCATTGATGGAAGGGCTGATTATTGATAAAATTTTTAAGAATTAA
- a CDS encoding ParA family protein — MIIAVYNIKGGVGKTTTSVNLTYAAAKNSKVLLWDLDIQGASSYFFNKNPKKRKIYKKPVEKIIKNTKYSNIDIIPADTSLQRYKNSIKAILQDIKSLYDIIIIDAPAVLSPLTKDIVKYSDIVIVPVLPNILSLRTYNQLVKENLNKNIKLFVNAFERKPAHREIIKCILKLPKSQYLKTYIPKDERIERMAVDKMSVVEKYPKDKISRVYEKLLKEII; from the coding sequence TTGATTATAGCCGTTTATAATATAAAAGGAGGGGTGGGCAAAACCACAACATCTGTTAATTTAACATATGCAGCTGCCAAAAACAGTAAAGTTTTATTATGGGACTTAGACATTCAGGGAGCTAGCAGTTATTTTTTTAATAAAAATCCGAAAAAAAGAAAAATTTATAAAAAGCCTGTAGAAAAAATAATCAAAAACACAAAATACAGCAATATAGACATTATTCCGGCAGACACTTCACTTCAAAGATATAAAAATTCTATAAAAGCAATACTTCAGGACATAAAAAGTTTATATGACATAATAATTATAGACGCCCCTGCGGTTTTAAGTCCCCTTACAAAAGATATCGTAAAATATTCAGACATTGTAATTGTTCCGGTTCTTCCCAATATTTTATCACTAAGGACTTATAACCAGCTGGTAAAAGAGAATTTAAATAAAAACATTAAACTTTTTGTAAACGCCTTTGAAAGGAAACCCGCACACAGGGAAATTATAAAATGTATTTTAAAGCTTCCTAAATCACAGTATCTTAAAACGTATATTCCAAAAGACGAAAGAATTGAGAGAATGGCTGTTGATAAAATGAGCGTAGTGGAAAAATATCCCAAAGACAAAATATCAAGAGTCTATGAAAAACTTTTAAAAGAGATTATTTAG
- a CDS encoding diacylglycerol kinase has translation MKPKYSLKKNFLYAMDGAKEVFKEVSFKIEIFFFVLMSVVLVILPYPLWAKIFMFSSMLFPIIAEIFNTAIEKTVDLASEDFHLLAKKAKDISAFGVFVSVFIPVFVWGGFIIYFWS, from the coding sequence ATGAAACCGAAATATTCTTTAAAAAAGAATTTTTTATATGCAATGGACGGTGCAAAAGAAGTATTTAAAGAAGTTTCTTTCAAAATAGAAATATTCTTTTTTGTTTTGATGAGTGTTGTATTGGTAATACTTCCTTATCCTTTGTGGGCGAAAATATTTATGTTTTCAAGTATGCTTTTCCCGATTATTGCGGAAATTTTTAACACCGCTATAGAAAAAACGGTCGATTTGGCAAGTGAAGATTTTCATCTTTTGGCGAAAAAAGCAAAAGATATTTCCGCATTTGGGGTTTTTGTAAGTGTTTTTATTCCTGTTTTTGTCTGGGGAGGGTTTATAATTTATTTTTGGAGTTAA
- a CDS encoding LysR family transcriptional regulator, with amino-acid sequence MTLKELNIFYELCKYNSPSVVAKRLNVSQSAVSLALKSLEKDLGVNLFNRIGKKLVLNEYGRVFKEKTYKNYTELIDAKHLFNENNLIGEMNIITSKTIGSFVLPKIIYIFKQNYPKISINKKNENSKFIVNSILEGKTDFGFIENEIDNKNIIKEKIGEDRLIIVSSDKKLKKEYFIDELFNKRWILREAGSGTREMFLNAIYDIDLPVFYETNSISEIKMLLKNPDVITCISEYAVKEEIKRGELFKIKIKNLNLKRNFYLVYHKNKIKTKIFEKFSEFIKKNLKTIQ; translated from the coding sequence ATGACACTTAAAGAATTGAATATATTTTATGAACTTTGCAAATATAATTCCCCTAGTGTGGTTGCCAAAAGATTAAATGTTTCTCAAAGTGCCGTGTCTTTAGCTTTAAAATCTCTTGAAAAGGATTTGGGAGTTAATTTATTTAACAGAATTGGAAAAAAACTTGTTTTAAATGAATATGGCCGTGTTTTTAAAGAAAAAACATATAAAAATTATACCGAGTTAATAGATGCAAAACATCTTTTTAATGAAAATAATTTAATAGGAGAAATGAATATAATTACCAGTAAAACCATAGGAAGTTTTGTTTTACCCAAAATTATTTATATATTTAAACAGAATTATCCCAAAATTTCAATAAATAAAAAAAATGAAAATTCAAAATTTATTGTTAATTCCATCCTTGAGGGGAAAACTGATTTTGGTTTTATTGAAAATGAAATTGACAATAAAAACATAATCAAAGAAAAAATCGGGGAGGACAGGCTGATAATTGTAAGCAGTGATAAAAAATTAAAAAAAGAATACTTTATAGATGAACTTTTCAATAAAAGATGGATTTTGAGAGAAGCTGGTTCCGGTACAAGAGAAATGTTTTTAAATGCAATTTATGATATCGATTTACCTGTTTTTTATGAAACAAACTCAATAAGCGAAATAAAAATGCTTTTAAAAAATCCTGATGTAATAACCTGTATTTCCGAATATGCTGTTAAAGAAGAAATAAAAAGAGGTGAGTTATTTAAAATAAAAATAAAGAATTTAAATTTAAAAAGGAATTTTTATCTTGTTTATCATAAAAATAAAATAAAAACAAAAATATTTGAAAAATTTAGTGAATTTATAAAAAAGAATTTAAAGACTATTCAATGA
- a CDS encoding DUF2018 family protein encodes MKDFFDENKTPKDKFFEIVFNANKNLVIDELEDVFKRLAALEILAEECFGDEVDQKINEVVFNKSDEFEEMQNDLYIDIMSKILTKNE; translated from the coding sequence TTGAAAGATTTTTTTGATGAAAATAAAACACCTAAAGACAAATTTTTTGAAATTGTTTTTAATGCAAATAAAAATTTAGTAATTGACGAATTGGAAGATGTGTTCAAAAGGCTTGCAGCATTGGAAATTTTGGCTGAAGAGTGTTTTGGGGATGAAGTGGATCAAAAAATAAACGAAGTTGTTTTCAATAAATCTGATGAATTTGAAGAGATGCAAAATGATTTGTATATTGATATCATGTCAAAGATTCTGACAAAAAATGAATAA
- the lptB gene encoding LPS export ABC transporter ATP-binding protein yields the protein MSKLIAKNLKKSFKKNLIIKGVSIEAKRGEVVGLLGPNGAGKTTTFYLICGLLKPDSGEVIYENKDVTKLPLYKKARLGIGYLPQESSIFRDLSVEDNLYIVAEEYYDKKEKEKVVEDLLEKFNIEPIRKRKGINLSGGERRRVEIARALVVKPKFLFLDEPFAGVDPVNVNDIKHLITFLSKENIGIIITDHNVRETLSICDRAYVLKDGLILTEGKAEEIVSHNEVRKSYLGEDFSL from the coding sequence ATGTCAAAACTTATAGCAAAAAATCTTAAAAAATCTTTTAAAAAAAATTTAATTATAAAAGGCGTCAGCATTGAGGCTAAAAGAGGGGAGGTTGTAGGATTACTCGGGCCTAACGGTGCCGGAAAAACGACAACTTTTTATCTAATCTGTGGACTTTTAAAACCTGATAGCGGGGAAGTTATTTATGAAAACAAAGATGTGACAAAACTCCCTTTATATAAAAAAGCAAGGCTCGGAATCGGTTATCTGCCGCAGGAAAGCTCCATTTTTAGGGATTTGAGTGTTGAAGATAATTTATATATTGTTGCGGAAGAATATTATGACAAAAAAGAAAAAGAAAAAGTGGTGGAAGATTTGCTTGAAAAATTCAATATTGAGCCTATAAGAAAAAGAAAAGGTATAAATTTGAGCGGAGGTGAAAGAAGAAGGGTTGAAATAGCAAGGGCGCTTGTGGTAAAACCCAAATTTTTGTTTCTTGATGAGCCTTTTGCCGGGGTGGACCCTGTGAATGTAAATGACATTAAACATCTGATAACTTTTCTTTCAAAAGAAAATATCGGTATAATTATTACAGACCATAATGTCAGAGAGACGCTTTCTATATGCGACAGGGCCTATGTCTTAAAAGACGGGCTTATATTGACTGAGGGCAAAGCCGAAGAAATTGTATCTCATAATGAAGTCAGAAAAAGCTATTTGGGAGAGGATTTTTCTTTATGA
- the tsaE gene encoding tRNA (adenosine(37)-N6)-threonylcarbamoyltransferase complex ATPase subunit type 1 TsaE, with protein MENGKFEINSIEDLKKVIDCIKNSGKNIIILSGTLGSGKTTLVKEFVRSMGIKEDATSPTFAIQNIYEGIIFHYDLYNKGVNDFLSLGLLEELEKEGYHFIEWGEDLSEILENFGIEYIFIKITMDNDKRLFECQNL; from the coding sequence ATGGAGAATGGAAAGTTTGAAATAAATTCAATTGAAGATTTAAAAAAAGTAATTGATTGTATAAAAAATAGTGGTAAAAATATTATTATTTTAAGCGGGACGCTTGGAAGCGGGAAAACCACACTTGTTAAAGAGTTTGTAAGAAGTATGGGTATAAAAGAAGATGCCACATCTCCTACTTTTGCTATTCAAAATATTTATGAAGGCATAATTTTTCATTATGATTTATACAATAAAGGTGTAAATGACTTTTTAAGTCTCGGGCTTTTGGAAGAGCTTGAAAAAGAGGGATATCATTTTATCGAATGGGGGGAGGATTTAAGTGAAATTTTAGAAAATTTCGGTATTGAATATATTTTTATAAAAATTACGATGGATAATGATAAAAGGCTTTTTGAATGTCAAAACTTATAG
- a CDS encoding radical SAM protein gives MDINKLTYGPVPSRRLGRSLGINNIPAKICSYACIYCQLGNTLKMSIKRETFYNPEDIYLSAKKRISSLKEKNEKIDYLAFVPDGEPTLDINLAKEANLLKEFNIKLAIITNGSLMYRKDVQNDLMNFDWVSLKVDSAVKSIWKKIDRPHGKLNFEDIKKGYIDFSKKYKGLLNTETMLVKNINDDEESLKKTADFIKTLNPNKAYISIPIRPPAENNIQIPDEENINRAYLIFNDYGLNTELLVQYEGDNFTYTNDFEKDILAITSVHPIREDALEKFLKKSNASWLDVENLIKKQLIKKTFYNNHFYFSRILKKEAV, from the coding sequence ATGGATATAAACAAACTAACATACGGGCCTGTTCCTTCAAGAAGACTTGGAAGAAGTCTGGGAATAAACAATATTCCTGCAAAAATATGTTCATATGCGTGTATTTACTGCCAGCTGGGAAACACTTTAAAAATGAGCATTAAAAGAGAAACTTTTTATAATCCTGAGGATATTTATTTAAGTGCAAAAAAAAGGATTTCTTCTTTAAAAGAAAAAAACGAAAAAATTGATTATCTTGCATTTGTACCCGACGGAGAACCTACTTTAGACATAAATCTGGCCAAAGAAGCGAACCTTTTAAAAGAATTTAACATAAAACTTGCAATAATAACCAACGGTTCATTGATGTATAGGAAAGATGTGCAAAACGATTTAATGAATTTTGATTGGGTTAGTTTAAAAGTAGATTCCGCAGTTAAATCTATATGGAAAAAAATAGACAGGCCCCATGGAAAATTGAATTTTGAAGATATAAAAAAAGGATATATTGATTTTTCAAAAAAATACAAAGGTTTATTAAATACCGAAACAATGCTTGTAAAAAACATAAATGACGATGAAGAATCACTTAAAAAAACAGCCGATTTTATAAAAACTTTAAATCCTAATAAAGCTTATATTTCAATTCCAATAAGACCTCCGGCAGAAAATAATATTCAAATTCCGGATGAAGAAAATATAAACAGAGCATATTTAATTTTCAATGATTACGGATTAAACACCGAACTTTTAGTTCAATACGAAGGAGACAATTTCACTTATACAAATGATTTTGAAAAAGACATCCTTGCCATTACATCAGTGCATCCGATAAGAGAAGACGCACTTGAGAAATTTTTAAAAAAATCAAATGCCTCATGGCTGGATGTTGAAAATCTTATAAAAAAACAGTTAATAAAAAAAACTTTTTATAACAACCATTTTTATTTTTCAAGAATTTTAAAAAAAGAAGCTGTTTAA
- a CDS encoding MFS transporter, with protein sequence MINKNIVALGFVSFFTDMASSMVTSILPLFIVYVLNEGVDKLGYVVAIATFVSYIFRIFFGFLSDRYQIVKPFVVTGYIISAVTKPLLYFSHTYKSIALLRALERMGKAIRAASKDSLISAYSGAKSGKSFGFHKMLDVAGEMSGAMIAFLALYYLGKNENIFRDIFAFTLIPGIIAVIIVAFFVNDAPYKRKKTEFDFSKDRKLLGILVIYFLFVFFMFNDSFFIIKAKEAGIDMAFIPLFIVLYNFTQTVSSYYFGIQIDKIGSKSILSMGFVFGILSMLMLLYNEIVLAFIFLGIFTVSSLNAIRSYISNFAVNKSTVYGIFYGGVAISGALGAGVIGNIWQFFGEMKALYFSLTGLCVVFLYFIIKEIYVKAHN encoded by the coding sequence ATGATAAACAAAAATATTGTGGCTTTAGGGTTTGTAAGTTTTTTTACGGATATGGCAAGCAGTATGGTTACTTCTATTTTGCCTCTTTTTATTGTTTACGTTTTAAACGAAGGTGTTGATAAACTGGGATATGTCGTTGCAATTGCAACTTTTGTGTCATACATTTTCAGAATTTTTTTTGGTTTTTTATCCGACAGATATCAGATTGTAAAACCGTTTGTTGTTACAGGTTATATAATTTCGGCCGTTACAAAACCTTTACTTTATTTTTCACATACTTATAAAAGTATAGCCCTTTTAAGGGCTCTTGAGAGAATGGGAAAGGCGATAAGGGCGGCTAGTAAAGATAGTTTAATCAGCGCTTACAGCGGGGCTAAAAGTGGAAAAAGCTTCGGTTTTCATAAAATGCTTGACGTTGCGGGTGAAATGAGCGGGGCCATGATTGCTTTTTTGGCTCTTTATTATCTGGGGAAAAATGAAAACATTTTCAGGGATATTTTTGCATTTACATTGATACCGGGAATCATAGCGGTAATAATTGTCGCTTTTTTTGTGAATGACGCCCCATACAAAAGAAAAAAAACGGAATTTGATTTTTCAAAAGACAGAAAACTTCTTGGAATTTTAGTTATATATTTTCTGTTTGTTTTTTTTATGTTTAACGATTCGTTTTTTATAATAAAAGCTAAGGAAGCAGGAATTGATATGGCTTTTATTCCTTTATTTATAGTGCTTTATAATTTTACTCAGACAGTTTCAAGTTATTATTTTGGAATTCAGATAGATAAAATCGGCAGTAAAAGTATTTTGTCTATGGGTTTTGTATTTGGAATTCTTTCTATGCTTATGCTTTTATATAATGAAATTGTTTTAGCTTTTATATTTTTGGGTATTTTTACGGTTTCAAGCTTAAATGCAATAAGGAGTTATATTTCAAATTTTGCAGTGAATAAATCAACCGTTTACGGTATATTTTACGGAGGTGTCGCAATAAGCGGAGCTCTTGGGGCAGGTGTTATAGGAAATATCTGGCAGTTTTTCGGGGAAATGAAAGCCCTTTATTTTTCCTTAACAGGTTTATGTGTTGTGTTTTTATATTTTATTATAAAGGAGATTTATGTTAAAGCCCATAATTAG
- a CDS encoding RNA polymerase factor sigma-54: MKLKTKTTNKLSTKLLNFLPFLKASVDDLFEEINEISKENPFLEVKNKRFITISNLKNANTDEIEALTTSKSTLYETLIKQIENSHFFPTQKSKSIALEIIQDLNNEGYFEGDIKKIAQKTGVEVEKVEKIRKRFIYLQPSGVGAKDMKEAMLFQIETLNIDEKVYKLSKAIIKDLEHIDRYVDEDGYEESLKVIKQLNIIPAGEFFKDEEIIPEIIVLNNDGNLEIRLNDEHYPEVNINKKELNSEYVKEKFKEARNIVEALEMRKETLKKIALMIVEIQYEFFLGGVIKPMKIKDLADELGYAPSTISRAIANKYLLCGKGTIPLKNFFSFGLDEEISARQIKEEIKKLIKNENKSKPLSDDKLTDIINEKYNLNLVRRTISKYRDALEIPSSRERKKLYKINLASNN, encoded by the coding sequence ATGAAATTAAAAACAAAAACAACAAATAAACTTTCTACAAAACTGCTTAATTTTTTACCGTTTTTAAAAGCAAGCGTTGATGATTTGTTTGAGGAAATAAATGAAATTTCCAAAGAAAATCCTTTTTTGGAAGTTAAAAACAAAAGATTTATTACAATCAGTAATCTTAAAAACGCCAACACTGACGAAATAGAAGCTTTAACCACTTCTAAATCTACTTTATATGAAACATTGATAAAACAGATAGAAAATTCCCATTTTTTCCCTACACAAAAATCAAAAAGCATTGCTTTAGAAATTATCCAGGATTTAAACAATGAAGGTTATTTTGAAGGGGATATTAAAAAAATAGCACAAAAAACTGGTGTGGAAGTGGAAAAAGTGGAAAAAATAAGAAAACGTTTTATTTATCTGCAGCCCTCAGGTGTAGGTGCAAAAGATATGAAAGAAGCTATGCTTTTTCAGATTGAAACTCTTAATATAGATGAAAAAGTATATAAACTTTCAAAAGCCATAATCAAAGATTTGGAGCATATCGACAGATATGTTGATGAAGATGGTTATGAAGAAAGTTTGAAGGTTATAAAACAGCTTAACATTATTCCTGCGGGTGAATTTTTTAAAGACGAGGAGATTATTCCTGAAATTATAGTTTTAAATAATGATGGAAATCTGGAAATAAGGCTAAATGACGAACATTATCCAGAAGTAAATATAAATAAAAAAGAATTAAACAGCGAGTATGTAAAAGAAAAATTCAAAGAGGCGAGAAATATAGTCGAAGCACTTGAAATGAGAAAAGAAACCTTAAAAAAAATTGCCCTTATGATTGTTGAGATTCAGTATGAATTTTTCTTAGGCGGCGTTATAAAACCCATGAAAATAAAAGATTTGGCTGATGAGCTGGGATATGCGCCTTCCACTATCAGCAGGGCTATTGCAAACAAATATCTTTTGTGCGGCAAAGGTACAATACCTCTTAAAAATTTTTTTTCTTTCGGCCTGGATGAAGAAATTTCAGCAAGACAGATAAAAGAAGAAATAAAAAAGCTTATTAAAAATGAAAATAAAAGCAAGCCTTTAAGTGACGATAAATTAACGGATATTATAAATGAAAAATATAATCTGAATTTAGTAAGAAGGACTATTTCCAAATACAGGGACGCCCTTGAAATCCCTAGCAGCAGGGAAAGAAAAAAACTTTATAAAATCAATTTAGCTTCTAACAATTAA
- a CDS encoding putative sulfate exporter family transporter has translation MFTKTQLPHTLNGILFVALFSTAAWYIASFEFFKNLGLSPLIIGIVIGAFYANTLRMHLPEEWNPGINFSTKTLLRAAIIFYGFRITFQT, from the coding sequence ATGTTTACAAAAACCCAATTACCCCATACACTAAACGGAATTTTATTTGTAGCACTTTTTTCAACGGCTGCATGGTATATAGCAAGTTTTGAGTTTTTTAAAAATTTAGGACTCTCACCTTTGATTATAGGTATAGTAATTGGTGCATTTTATGCAAATACATTAAGAATGCATTTGCCTGAGGAATGGAATCCTGGAATTAATTTTTCCACTAAAACACTTTTAAGAGCTGCAATTATATTTTACGGTTTTAGAATAACATTTCAAACATAG
- a CDS encoding polyprenyl synthetase family protein — MYFDILDEMFKDFEEYKDIQKGKGVRGKLITIINPEAEKLAAVVEAVHLASLLHDDVIDEADIRRGVKSINAKYGEFSAVMLGDIIYSRAFYELVDFGEKIAKIISNAVYLLSQGELEDVKLSNKINLDKNKYMQMIYKKTASLIEAACKAAALTKGYDENDFGLYGKNIGLAFQIVDDVLDITQDEKTLGKPNMHDFKEGKTTLPYIYLFERLNNEEKEKLVSLFKKDLSESEKNWIKEKMQEEMIIEKCLLEAKNLVDSAKKAIEKYNIQKLEILADKIVNRTK; from the coding sequence ATGTATTTTGATATTTTAGATGAAATGTTTAAGGATTTTGAAGAATATAAAGACATACAAAAAGGAAAAGGCGTCAGGGGCAAGTTAATAACAATTATAAACCCTGAGGCTGAAAAACTCGCAGCTGTGGTAGAAGCCGTGCATCTGGCAAGTTTATTGCATGATGACGTGATTGACGAAGCCGACATACGAAGAGGTGTGAAATCCATTAATGCAAAATACGGGGAATTCAGCGCTGTTATGCTAGGGGATATTATTTATTCAAGAGCTTTTTACGAGCTTGTTGATTTTGGTGAAAAAATAGCTAAAATTATTTCAAACGCCGTATATCTGCTTTCTCAGGGAGAACTTGAAGATGTAAAACTCTCAAACAAAATAAACCTTGATAAGAATAAATATATGCAGATGATTTATAAAAAAACAGCTTCATTAATTGAAGCTGCGTGCAAGGCAGCGGCACTTACAAAAGGGTATGATGAAAACGATTTCGGATTGTACGGTAAAAACATAGGGCTTGCTTTTCAGATAGTTGATGATGTTTTGGATATTACCCAGGATGAAAAAACACTTGGAAAACCCAATATGCACGATTTTAAAGAAGGAAAAACCACGCTTCCTTATATTTATCTGTTTGAAAGATTAAATAATGAAGAAAAAGAAAAATTAGTTTCACTTTTTAAAAAAGATTTAAGTGAAAGCGAAAAAAACTGGATAAAAGAGAAAATGCAAGAGGAAATGATTATAGAAAAATGTCTGCTGGAAGCCAAAAATTTGGTGGACAGCGCCAAAAAAGCCATTGAAAAATATAACATACAAAAATTAGAAATTCTGGCGGATAAAATTGTAAACAGGACTAAATAA
- the trpD gene encoding anthranilate phosphoribosyltransferase, with protein MEYNEAREKFEKLFNNEMREDEAKDFLIELYKKGETPSEIAAAADVMREHSVKLPVSDDLREKLIDIVGTGGDKSNSFNISSTTALLISSLGSFVAKHGNRSVTSKSGSADMLEALGINLNLTPQNQVKMLEEAHFTFIFAINHHPAMKYIMPIRKSLSHRTIFNILGPLTNPAGAKKYLLGVFSPDFVEKIASAFTLMDINSAMVVSSLDGMDEISVAAPTKAVYYNGVKLEDLTIRPESFGIKGNKEDLIGGDAKENAKITRGILEGVIKDAKREAVLLNAAAALFVDGKANSIEEGLNLAAEAIDSGRAINHLEKIIETSNRLK; from the coding sequence ATGGAGTATAATGAGGCAAGAGAAAAATTTGAGAAACTTTTTAATAATGAAATGAGAGAAGATGAAGCAAAAGATTTTTTGATTGAACTCTATAAAAAAGGGGAAACCCCCAGTGAAATAGCCGCCGCCGCTGATGTTATGAGAGAACATTCCGTTAAACTTCCTGTGAGTGATGATTTAAGGGAAAAACTGATTGATATTGTGGGAACCGGTGGGGATAAATCCAACAGTTTTAATATTTCTTCCACAACAGCTCTTTTAATATCATCTCTTGGAAGTTTTGTTGCAAAACACGGAAACAGAAGCGTTACAAGTAAGTCCGGAAGTGCGGATATGCTTGAAGCTTTAGGAATTAATCTTAATTTGACTCCCCAAAATCAGGTAAAAATGTTAGAAGAGGCTCACTTTACATTTATTTTTGCAATAAATCATCATCCGGCAATGAAATATATTATGCCAATTAGAAAAAGTTTGAGTCATAGGACTATTTTTAATATTTTAGGTCCTCTTACCAATCCCGCCGGGGCAAAAAAATATTTGTTAGGAGTTTTTTCTCCCGATTTTGTGGAAAAAATTGCATCAGCCTTTACCCTTATGGATATAAATTCGGCTATGGTTGTAAGCAGTCTTGACGGAATGGATGAAATATCAGTTGCAGCGCCAACCAAAGCTGTTTATTATAACGGGGTTAAATTAGAGGATTTAACAATTAGACCTGAGAGTTTTGGAATAAAGGGAAATAAAGAAGATTTAATCGGCGGAGATGCAAAAGAAAATGCAAAAATCACCAGGGGAATTTTAGAAGGGGTTATAAAGGATGCTAAAAGAGAAGCAGTTTTATTAAATGCGGCCGCTGCTCTTTTTGTAGACGGAAAAGCAAATTCAATTGAAGAAGGTTTAAATTTGGCTGCCGAAGCAATTGACAGCGGAAGGGCAATAAATCACCTTGAAAAAATAATAGAAACCAGCAACAGACTAAAATAA